Proteins encoded by one window of Pseudomonas tructae:
- a CDS encoding Na+/H+ antiporter subunit E produces the protein MKRLFPAPLLSLSLWLLWLVLNLSLSPGNLLLGALLGFVAPLLMAPLRPLPVRIRRPGTIVRLILRVGIDVLVSNLQVARGVWTAKRRPPRSHFVHIPLDLRDAHGLAALSMITTVVPGTIWSELALDRSVLLLHVFDLDDETQFIEHFKHTYERPLMEIFE, from the coding sequence ATGAAGCGCCTGTTCCCTGCCCCGCTGCTATCACTGTCGCTGTGGCTGTTGTGGCTGGTGCTGAACCTGTCGCTCAGCCCCGGCAACCTGCTGCTGGGTGCCTTGCTGGGCTTCGTTGCGCCGCTGCTGATGGCGCCATTGCGGCCGTTACCGGTGCGTATCCGCCGCCCCGGCACCATCGTGCGTCTGATCCTGCGGGTTGGCATCGACGTGCTGGTGTCCAACCTGCAGGTTGCCCGTGGCGTATGGACAGCCAAGCGGCGCCCACCGCGCTCACACTTCGTCCACATCCCCCTGGACCTGCGCGACGCTCACGGCCTGGCGGCCTTGTCGATGATCACCACGGTGGTCCCCGGGACCATTTGGTCAGAGCTGGCGCTGGACCGTAGCGTGCTCTTGCTGCATGTTTTCGACCTGGACGACGAGACGCAGTTCATCGAACATTTCAAGCACACCTATGAGCGCCCGCTGATGGAGATCTTCGAATGA